The DNA region GCGCGGCATTTCCTTTGCCGGCAAAGCCGAGATTCATCGGGAACGCCTCGGCGGCGCGCAGCATCATCTCGATATGCCACGGCCCCGGCGTGCAGGTGGTGGCGAAGGTGCCGTGCGCCGGGCCGGTGCCGCCGCCCAGCATCGAGGTCAGGCCGGCATTCAGCGCCTCCTCGATCTGCTGCGGGCAGATGAAATGGATGTGGGTGTCGAAGCCGCCGGCGGTGAGGATCTTGCCCTCGCCGGCAATGATCTCGGTGCCCGGCCCGATGACGATATCGACGTTGGACTGGATGTCGGGATTGCCGGCCTTGCCGATGCGCGCGATCAGCCCGTCCTTCAGCCCGACATCGGCCTTGATGATGCCGGCGACGGCATCGACGATGACGGCGTTGGTGATCACGGTATCGACCGCGCCATCGGCGCGCGAGGCCTGCGACTGGCCCATGCCGTCGCGGATCACCTTGCCGCCGCCGAACTTGACCTCCTCGCCATAGGTGGTCAGATCGCGCTCGATCTCGATGATCAGGTCGGTGTCGGCGAGCCGCACCTTGTCGCCAGTGGTGGGGCCGAACATGCCGGCATAGGCGGCGCGTGAAATCCTGTAAGGCATCTCTCGTCCCCCGATCAAACGTCCAGCTTGCCCATCACCGCCTGGCGGAAGCCAAACACGGTGCGCGCGCCCGCAAGCGCAACGAGCTGCACGGTGCGCGACTGGCCGGGCTCGAAGCGCACCGCCGTGCCGGCCGGAATGTCGAGCCGGAAGCCACGCGCCGCCGCGCGGTCGAAGGCGAGCGCGGGATTGGTCTCGAAGAAATGATAGTGGCTGCCGACCTGGATCGGCCGGTCGCCGGTGTTGGTGACCTCGATGGTCGTCGTCGCGCGGCCGGCATTGAGCTCGATCTCGCCGTCCGCCGTGAACACTTCGCCAGGAATCATGACGGCCTCCGTCAGCGGATCGGATTGTGGACGGTGACGAGCTTGGTGCCGTCCGGGAACGTCGCCTCGACC from Blastochloris tepida includes:
- a CDS encoding urease subunit beta, whose translation is MIPGEVFTADGEIELNAGRATTTIEVTNTGDRPIQVGSHYHFFETNPALAFDRAAARGFRLDIPAGTAVRFEPGQSRTVQLVALAGARTVFGFRQAVMGKLDV